ACTTCTGTAGAAGTCAATTTAATTTCATCAGCAAATGTAATCAACTTCTCTAAATCGTCTTTATCAAAGAACTCGGGGTCAGTATTCTTAAGAGTTTCATTTGCATTATTTAGCATTAAAAGTAATTGTTCAATTTCTTCAAATGGATTCAATTTATTTGGTTCAACTGGTGAAAAATCAGAGTTTGTTGGTTCCATATTTATCTCCTTATCAAGTTAAAAGTACGATTTTATGTAGACCTAAAAAACTTGTAATTCTTTCCTAACCTTATAACTTTAGTATACCATTTTTTCCCGAGTGATCGATATGGTTATGATCTTTTTGGAATAGTAACAATTCATGTAGCTCAATGTTTAGGTATGTACAGACTTTATCTAACAGCTCTCTTGGATACC
The Bacillus vallismortis genome window above contains:
- a CDS encoding helix-turn-helix domain-containing protein, giving the protein MIKSNLRLILDERRISIRQLSRDIDHEYPTVRKLYRDEMERYPRELLDKVCTYLNIELHELLLFQKDHNHIDHSGKNGILKL